The following coding sequences are from one Haemophilus haemolyticus window:
- a CDS encoding 2,3-diphosphoglycerate-dependent phosphoglycerate mutase, with product MELVFIRHGFSEWNAKNLFTGWRDVNLTERGVEEAKAAGKKLLDAGYEFDIAFTSVLTRAIKTCNIVLEESHQLWIPQVKNWRLNERHYGALQGLDKKATAEQYGDEQVHIWRRSYDISPPDLDPQDPNSAHNDRRYANIPSDVVPNAENLKITLERALPFWEDQIAPAMLSGKRVLVVAHGNSLRALAKHIIGISDAEIMDFEIPTGQPLVLKLDDKLNYVEHYYL from the coding sequence ATGGAATTAGTATTTATCCGTCACGGTTTTAGTGAATGGAATGCGAAAAACTTGTTCACTGGCTGGCGTGATGTAAATTTAACAGAGCGCGGCGTAGAAGAAGCAAAAGCAGCGGGCAAAAAATTATTAGATGCTGGCTATGAGTTTGATATCGCATTTACATCTGTGCTAACTCGTGCAATCAAAACTTGTAACATCGTGTTAGAAGAATCCCATCAATTATGGATTCCTCAAGTGAAAAACTGGCGTTTAAATGAACGTCATTATGGTGCTTTACAAGGTTTAGATAAAAAAGCGACAGCGGAACAATACGGTGACGAACAAGTTCATATTTGGCGTCGTTCTTATGACATTTCTCCACCAGATCTAGATCCACAAGATCCAAACTCTGCACACAATGACCGTCGTTACGCAAATATTCCATCTGACGTAGTGCCGAATGCAGAAAATTTAAAAATTACTTTAGAGCGTGCACTTCCATTCTGGGAAGACCAAATTGCACCAGCAATGCTTTCTGGTAAACGCGTTTTAGTTGTTGCTCACGGTAACTCACTCCGTGCATTGGCAAAACATATTATTGGTATTTCTGATGCTGAAATTATGGATTTTGAAATTCCAACAGGCCAACCTTTAGTATTAAAACTTGATGATAAATTAAATTACGTAGAACACTATTACCTTTAA
- a CDS encoding YbaB/EbfC family nucleoid-associated protein — protein MFGKGGLGGLIKQAQQMQEKMQKMQEEIAQLEVTGESGAGLVKITINGAHNCRRINIDPSLMEDDKEMLEDLIAAAFNDAVRRAEELQKEKMASVTAGMPLPPGMKFPF, from the coding sequence ATGTTTGGAAAAGGCGGTTTAGGCGGCTTAATCAAACAAGCCCAACAAATGCAAGAAAAAATGCAAAAAATGCAGGAAGAAATCGCGCAACTAGAAGTAACGGGTGAATCTGGTGCAGGTTTAGTGAAAATCACAATTAATGGTGCACATAACTGCCGTCGCATTAACATTGATCCGTCTTTAATGGAAGACGATAAAGAAATGTTAGAAGATTTAATCGCAGCTGCTTTTAACGATGCGGTGCGTCGTGCAGAAGAATTACAAAAAGAAAAAATGGCATCGGTTACTGCTGGAATGCCATTACCACCAGGAATGAAGTTTCCGTTTTAA
- the mutY gene encoding A/G-specific adenine glycosylase, with protein sequence MLAKSSSNAPFAQSVLKWYDKFGRKHLPWQQDKTLYGVWLSEVMLQQTQVATVIPYFERFIKTFPNITALANASQDEVLHLWSGLGYYARARNLHKAAQKVRDEFNGNFPADFMHVWALPGVGRSTAGAILSSVLNQPYPILDGNIKRVLARYFAVEGWPGEKKIENQLWTLTEQVTPIDRVADFNQAMMDIGAMVCTRTKPKCELCPLNLECLVYQNHSWEKFPTKKPKRNMPEKETYFLILSKNGKVCLEQRENSGLWGGLFCFPQFEDKASLLHFLVQEKVSYYQEWPAFRHTFSHFYLDIYPIYAEMDGGINIEQANLDWRKVVESPKEYQSNLSSAVKYWYDPKNPEQIGLAQPVKNLLIQFERNYYGKNGIL encoded by the coding sequence ATGTTAGCAAAATCTTCAAGTAACGCACCTTTTGCACAATCTGTGCTGAAATGGTATGACAAATTTGGCCGCAAACATTTGCCGTGGCAACAAGATAAAACGCTTTATGGTGTGTGGCTTTCTGAGGTGATGTTACAACAAACACAAGTTGCGACAGTGATTCCTTATTTTGAGCGATTTATTAAAACATTTCCAAATATCACCGCACTTGCCAATGCTTCGCAAGACGAAGTTTTGCATTTATGGTCTGGTTTAGGCTATTACGCTCGGGCGCGTAATTTGCATAAAGCGGCCCAAAAAGTGCGGGATGAATTTAATGGCAATTTTCCGGCAGATTTTATGCATGTTTGGGCGTTACCAGGCGTGGGGCGATCGACAGCTGGCGCTATTTTATCTTCTGTATTAAATCAGCCTTATCCGATTTTAGACGGTAATATAAAACGAGTGTTAGCTCGCTATTTTGCCGTTGAGGGGTGGCCTGGTGAGAAAAAAATAGAAAATCAGTTGTGGACGTTGACGGAACAGGTTACACCCATAGATCGTGTGGCGGATTTTAATCAAGCTATGATGGATATTGGCGCGATGGTATGTACGCGAACTAAACCAAAATGTGAGCTTTGCCCATTAAATTTGGAGTGTTTAGTTTATCAAAATCATAGTTGGGAAAAGTTTCCTACCAAAAAGCCTAAAAGAAATATGCCAGAAAAAGAGACTTATTTTTTGATTTTATCTAAAAATGGCAAAGTGTGCTTGGAGCAGCGAGAAAACTCGGGATTATGGGGCGGATTGTTTTGTTTTCCTCAATTTGAAGATAAAGCTTCGTTGCTTCATTTTTTAGTGCAAGAAAAAGTCAGCTATTATCAAGAATGGCCAGCTTTTCGTCATACCTTTAGCCATTTCTATTTAGATATCTATCCTATTTATGCAGAAATGGACGGTGGAATTAATATTGAGCAAGCTAATTTAGATTGGCGCAAAGTTGTGGAAAGTCCAAAAGAATATCAATCAAATCTATCAAGTGCGGTCAAATATTGGTATGATCCGAAAAATCCTGAACAGATCGGGCTGGCTCAGCCTGTGAAGAATCTTTTAATACAATTTGAAAGGAACTATTATGGCAAGAATGGTATTTTGTGA
- the mltC gene encoding membrane-bound lytic murein transglycosylase MltC, with translation MKKYLVLALLPLLYACSDSLNRGGINYDESFAKDTQGLDILTGQFSHNIDRIWGVNELLVASRKDYVKYTDSFYTRSHVSFDEGNIVIETQQDLNRLHNAIVHTLLMGADAKGIDLFASGDVPISSRPFLLGQVVDHQGQQIANQVIASNFATYLIQNKLQTRRLQNGHTVQFVAIPMIANHVEVRAQKYLPLVRKAAERYGIDESLILGIMQTESSFNPYAISYANAIGLMQVVPHTAGRDVFAMKGKGGQPSTRYLYDPANNIDAGVSYLWILQNQYLDGITNPTSKRFAMISAYNSGAGAVLRVFDNDKDMAIYKINQMYPEQVYRILTTAHPSSQARNYLLKVDKAQKKFRVRR, from the coding sequence ATGAAAAAGTATTTAGTATTAGCGTTATTACCGCTTTTGTATGCTTGTAGCGATTCGTTGAATCGTGGGGGCATTAATTATGATGAGTCCTTTGCAAAAGACACGCAAGGCTTAGATATCCTCACAGGGCAATTCTCGCATAATATTGACCGCATTTGGGGCGTCAATGAATTGTTAGTGGCTAGTCGAAAAGATTACGTGAAATATACAGATTCTTTTTATACGCGTAGCCACGTGAGTTTTGATGAAGGTAATATCGTTATTGAAACCCAGCAAGATCTAAATCGTTTACATAATGCTATTGTCCATACCTTGTTAATGGGGGCTGATGCAAAAGGTATTGATTTATTTGCATCTGGAGATGTGCCGATTAGCTCTCGCCCATTCCTTTTAGGACAGGTTGTGGATCATCAAGGGCAACAAATTGCTAATCAAGTTATTGCAAGTAATTTCGCCACTTACTTGATTCAAAATAAATTACAAACTCGTCGATTACAAAACGGGCATACTGTGCAATTTGTTGCGATTCCAATGATTGCAAATCACGTAGAAGTGCGCGCACAGAAATATCTACCATTGGTTCGTAAAGCGGCTGAACGTTATGGCATTGATGAAAGTTTGATCTTGGGTATTATGCAAACAGAATCTAGTTTTAACCCATATGCGATTAGCTATGCAAATGCAATTGGATTAATGCAAGTTGTGCCTCATACAGCAGGTCGAGATGTGTTTGCAATGAAAGGAAAGGGCGGTCAACCATCAACGCGTTATTTATATGATCCTGCGAATAATATTGATGCTGGCGTATCTTATTTGTGGATTTTACAAAATCAATATTTAGATGGAATTACGAATCCAACCTCAAAACGTTTTGCAATGATTTCTGCTTATAATAGCGGTGCTGGCGCTGTATTGCGTGTTTTTGATAATGATAAGGATATGGCGATTTACAAAATTAACCAAATGTATCCAGAGCAAGTTTATCGCATTCTAACGACGGCTCACCCATCATCACAAGCTCGCAATTATTTGTTGAAAGTTGATAAGGCACAGAAAAAATTCCGTGTCAGACGATAA
- a CDS encoding oxidative damage protection protein — MARMVFCEYLKQEAEGLDFQLYPGELGKRIFDSVSKQAWGEWIKKQTMLVNEKKLNMMNAEHRKLLEQEMVNFLFEGKDVHIEGYVPPSN, encoded by the coding sequence ATGGCAAGAATGGTATTTTGTGAGTATCTCAAACAAGAAGCGGAAGGTTTAGATTTCCAACTTTATCCTGGTGAACTAGGTAAACGAATTTTTGATTCGGTGAGTAAGCAAGCTTGGGGCGAATGGATTAAGAAACAGACAATGCTAGTGAATGAGAAAAAACTCAATATGATGAATGCGGAACACCGTAAATTGTTAGAACAAGAAATGGTAAATTTTTTGTTTGAGGGTAAAGATGTTCATATTGAAGGTTATGTTCCTCCATCAAATTAA
- the rpmE gene encoding 50S ribosomal protein L31 → MKQGIHPEYKEITATCSCGNVIKTRSTLGKDINLDVCGNCHPFYTGKQRVVDTGGRVERFNSRFKIPSTK, encoded by the coding sequence ATGAAACAAGGTATTCATCCTGAATATAAAGAAATCACAGCAACCTGTTCTTGTGGTAATGTGATCAAAACTCGTTCAACTTTAGGTAAAGACATCAATCTTGATGTGTGTGGTAACTGCCACCCATTCTATACTGGTAAACAACGTGTTGTTGATACTGGTGGTCGTGTTGAGCGTTTCAACAGCCGTTTCAAAATTCCAAGCACAAAATAA
- a CDS encoding 23S rRNA (adenine(2030)-N(6))-methyltransferase RlmJ gives MLSYRHSFHAGNHADVLKHIVLMLILENLKLKEKGFFYLDTHSGVGRYRLSSNESEKTGEYKEGIGRLWDQTDLPEDVARYVKMIKKLNYGGKELRYYAGSPLIAAELLRPQDRALLTELHPSDYPILRNNFSDYKNVTVKCDNGFQQVKATLPPKERRGLVLIDPPYELKEDYDLVVKAIEEGYKRFATGTYAIWYPVVLRQQTKRIFKGLEATGIRKILKIELAVRPDSDQRGMTASGMVVINPPWTLETQMKEILSYLTKTLVPEGTGSWTVEWITPE, from the coding sequence ATGCTGAGTTATCGTCACTCATTCCATGCAGGCAATCATGCTGATGTCTTAAAACATATCGTCTTAATGCTTATTTTGGAAAACCTTAAACTCAAAGAAAAAGGCTTTTTTTATTTGGATACGCACTCTGGTGTAGGTCGTTATCGTTTATCCTCAAACGAATCAGAAAAAACGGGGGAATATAAAGAAGGTATTGGACGCTTGTGGGATCAAACAGACTTACCCGAAGATGTTGCTCGTTATGTAAAAATGATCAAAAAACTCAATTATGGTGGCAAAGAACTACGTTATTACGCTGGCTCACCGTTAATTGCCGCGGAATTGTTGCGCCCACAAGATCGTGCACTATTGACCGAGCTTCATCCTAGCGATTATCCAATCCTTCGCAATAATTTTAGCGACTACAAAAATGTCACCGTAAAATGTGACAATGGCTTTCAACAAGTCAAAGCAACGCTACCTCCCAAAGAACGTCGTGGCTTAGTGCTAATCGATCCGCCTTATGAATTAAAAGAAGATTATGATCTTGTCGTCAAAGCTATTGAAGAAGGTTATAAGCGTTTTGCCACTGGTACCTACGCGATTTGGTATCCCGTTGTATTACGCCAACAAACCAAACGTATTTTTAAGGGCTTAGAAGCAACAGGGATTAGAAAAATTCTAAAAATTGAACTCGCTGTTCGCCCTGATAGCGATCAACGAGGTATGACGGCAAGCGGTATGGTGGTAATTAATCCACCTTGGACATTAGAAACCCAAATGAAAGAAATTTTGTCTTATCTCACAAAAACATTAGTTCCAGAAGGTACAGGAAGCTGGACTGTCGAATGGATTACACCTGAATAA
- the envC gene encoding murein hydrolase activator EnvC: MLYSGLNKKISPFFTALFSCGLLIFSPISHASDLNQIQKQIKQQESKIAEQKREQAKLQANLKNHESKINAVVGELHETEMSLKEIRKQISDSDKQLKQLEKQESEQKSRLAKQMDMIYRSGLNPSVIERMFSKNAEKAERMKVYYQHLNQVRIEIIDSLKATQAQIVSQKESILGQQKNHRDQLLTQKKQQQELQKSQQERQSTLNELNKNLARDQNKLDNLKANEQALRQEIQRAEKAALEQEKREREALSQRQQAEEKRTSKPYQPTAQERQLLNSTSGLGIAKKQYSAPVSGPTLHNFGTIQAGEVRWKGMVIGASAGTAVKAIAAGRVILAGYLNGYGYMVIVKHGETDLSLYGFNQAVLVKVGQLVSAGQTIAQVGNTGEISRSALYFGISRKGTPVNPTGWIR; this comes from the coding sequence ATGCTGTATTCAGGATTAAACAAAAAAATATCACCATTTTTCACCGCACTTTTTAGCTGCGGTTTGTTGATTTTTTCCCCAATAAGCCATGCTTCCGATCTTAACCAGATTCAAAAGCAAATTAAGCAACAAGAATCTAAAATTGCTGAACAAAAACGCGAGCAAGCTAAGCTACAAGCTAATTTGAAAAACCATGAAAGTAAAATTAATGCTGTCGTGGGTGAGTTACATGAAACAGAAATGAGCTTGAAAGAAATTCGTAAGCAAATTTCTGATTCAGATAAACAACTCAAACAATTAGAAAAACAAGAGTCTGAACAAAAATCACGCTTAGCAAAACAAATGGATATGATTTATCGCTCCGGTTTAAATCCTTCTGTCATTGAAAGAATGTTTTCTAAAAATGCGGAAAAAGCAGAACGCATGAAAGTGTACTATCAACACTTAAACCAAGTTCGAATAGAAATAATTGATAGTTTAAAAGCAACACAAGCTCAAATTGTATCTCAAAAAGAATCAATTTTAGGTCAGCAAAAAAATCATCGAGATCAACTTTTAACGCAAAAAAAACAGCAACAAGAATTACAAAAATCACAACAAGAACGTCAATCTACGCTAAATGAACTTAATAAAAATTTGGCGAGAGATCAAAATAAATTGGATAACCTAAAGGCTAATGAACAAGCGCTCCGTCAAGAAATTCAACGTGCCGAAAAAGCGGCCTTAGAACAAGAAAAAAGAGAGCGAGAAGCACTTTCACAACGACAACAAGCTGAAGAAAAACGGACTTCAAAACCTTATCAACCTACAGCACAAGAACGTCAATTGCTTAACAGTACAAGTGGTTTAGGGATTGCCAAAAAACAATATTCAGCACCAGTTTCAGGGCCAACTTTACATAATTTTGGAACGATTCAGGCAGGTGAAGTTCGTTGGAAAGGTATGGTTATTGGTGCCTCAGCTGGAACTGCAGTCAAAGCCATTGCGGCTGGACGTGTCATTTTAGCGGGGTATTTGAATGGCTACGGTTATATGGTCATCGTCAAACATGGTGAAACCGACTTAAGTTTGTATGGTTTCAATCAAGCCGTATTGGTAAAAGTTGGTCAACTTGTTTCTGCTGGACAAACTATTGCTCAAGTGGGCAATACTGGTGAAATTTCGCGTTCCGCACTCTATTTTGGAATTAGCCGAAAAGGCACACCTGTGAATCCAACTGGATGGATTCGTTAA
- a CDS encoding DNA topoisomerase III, which translates to MRLFIAEKPSLARAIADVLPKPHQRGDGFIKCGDNDVVTWCVGHLLEQAEPDAYDPKFKQWRLEHLPIIPEKWQLLPRKEVKKQLSVVEKLIHQADTLVNAGDPDREGQLLVDEVFSYANLSAEKRDKILRCLISDLNPSAVEKAVKKLQPNRNFIPLATSALARARADWLYGINMTRAYTIRGRQTGYDGVLSVGRVQTPVLGLIVRRDLEIEHFQPKDFFEVLAWVNPENKEEKTPEKSTALFSALWQPSKACEDYQDDDGRVLSKGLAENVVKRITNQPAEVTEYKDVREKETAPLPYSLSALQIDAAKRFGMSAQAVLDTCQRLYETHRLITYPRSDCRYLPEEHFAERHNVLNAISTHCEAYQRLPNVISTEQRNRCWNDKKVEAHHAIIPTAKNRPVNLTQEERNIYSLIARQYLMQFCPDAEYRKSKITLNIAGGTFIAQARNLQTAGWKELLGKEDDTENQEPLLPIVKKGQILHCERGEVISKKTQPPKPFTDATLLSAMTGIARFVQNKELKKILRETDGLGTEATRAGIIELLFKRGFLTKKGRNIHSTETGRILIQALPDIATQPDMTAHWESQLTDISQKQATYQQFMHNLNQMLPDLVRFVDLNALRQLSRIKMIKSDRAKLKSTVKKLSKSNGETD; encoded by the coding sequence ATGCGTTTATTTATCGCCGAAAAACCAAGCTTAGCTCGTGCTATTGCAGATGTGCTACCCAAACCCCATCAACGTGGGGATGGTTTTATTAAATGTGGCGATAATGATGTGGTAACTTGGTGTGTAGGGCATTTGCTCGAGCAAGCAGAACCCGATGCCTATGATCCTAAATTCAAACAATGGCGTTTAGAACATCTCCCAATCATTCCCGAAAAATGGCAACTTTTACCGAGAAAAGAAGTGAAAAAACAACTTTCTGTGGTGGAAAAACTGATCCATCAAGCGGATACACTTGTTAATGCAGGAGACCCGGATAGAGAAGGACAATTACTGGTAGATGAAGTGTTCAGTTATGCTAATTTATCTGCCGAAAAACGCGATAAAATTTTACGCTGCTTAATTAGCGACCTGAATCCAAGTGCGGTAGAAAAAGCGGTTAAAAAATTACAACCCAACCGTAACTTTATTCCTCTTGCCACCTCTGCACTCGCACGAGCCCGCGCCGATTGGCTTTATGGTATTAATATGACCAGAGCTTATACCATTCGAGGTAGACAAACTGGCTATGATGGCGTGCTTTCTGTGGGGCGAGTACAAACCCCAGTGTTAGGCTTAATTGTACGCCGAGATTTAGAAATTGAGCATTTCCAACCCAAAGACTTTTTTGAAGTGCTCGCTTGGGTTAATCCAGAGAACAAAGAAGAAAAAACTCCAGAAAAATCAACCGCACTTTTCAGTGCCTTGTGGCAACCAAGCAAAGCTTGTGAAGATTACCAAGATGATGACGGTAGGGTGCTCTCTAAAGGATTAGCAGAAAACGTTGTAAAACGTATTACAAATCAACCAGCAGAAGTAACTGAATATAAAGACGTACGCGAGAAAGAAACGGCGCCTTTGCCTTATTCCCTTTCTGCGTTACAAATTGATGCGGCAAAGCGATTCGGTATGTCCGCTCAAGCCGTATTAGATACGTGCCAACGCCTATATGAAACTCATCGTTTAATTACTTATCCGCGTTCTGATTGTCGCTATTTACCCGAAGAACATTTTGCTGAACGACACAATGTATTAAATGCAATTTCAACCCATTGTGAAGCTTATCAACGCTTACCAAATGTCATTTCAACTGAACAGAGAAATCGCTGTTGGAATGATAAAAAAGTAGAAGCTCACCATGCAATCATTCCGACTGCCAAAAATCGCCCAGTAAATCTAACACAAGAAGAACGTAATATTTACAGCCTTATCGCTCGCCAATATTTAATGCAATTTTGTCCTGACGCAGAATATCGTAAAAGCAAAATCACATTAAATATCGCCGGAGGTACTTTTATAGCTCAAGCGCGAAATTTACAAACGGCGGGGTGGAAAGAATTGTTAGGCAAAGAAGACGACACAGAAAATCAAGAACCCTTATTACCAATAGTAAAGAAAGGACAAATTTTGCATTGTGAACGCGGAGAAGTGATCAGTAAAAAAACTCAACCGCCAAAACCTTTCACGGATGCAACCTTGCTTTCTGCAATGACTGGGATTGCTCGATTTGTACAGAATAAAGAACTCAAAAAAATCCTGCGAGAAACCGATGGATTGGGTACAGAGGCTACTCGCGCAGGCATCATTGAATTACTTTTTAAACGCGGTTTTTTAACGAAAAAAGGGCGAAATATTCACAGTACAGAAACAGGAAGAATTTTAATTCAGGCATTACCAGATATTGCCACCCAACCAGATATGACGGCCCATTGGGAATCGCAACTCACAGACATTAGTCAAAAACAAGCAACCTATCAACAATTTATGCATAACTTAAATCAAATGTTGCCTGATTTAGTCCGTTTTGTAGATCTTAATGCATTAAGACAATTAAGTCGCATTAAAATGATTAAATCCGATAGAGCGAAACTTAAAAGTACGGTAAAAAAATTGAGTAAATCAAACGGTGAAACTGATTAA
- the recR gene encoding recombination mediator RecR, with amino-acid sequence MQSSPLLEHLIENLRCLPGVGPKSAQRMAYHLLQRNRSGGMNLARALTEAMSRIGHCSQCRDFTEEEICNICNNPRRQNSGLLCVVEMPADIQAIEQTGQFSGRYFVLMGHLSPLDGIGPREIGLDLLQKRLVEESFHEVILATNPTVEGDATANYIAEMCRQHNIKVSRIAHGIPVGGELETVDGTTLTHSFLGRRQID; translated from the coding sequence ATGCAAAGCAGTCCACTTTTAGAACACCTTATTGAAAACTTACGTTGTCTTCCAGGCGTGGGGCCTAAATCTGCGCAACGTATGGCTTATCATCTTTTACAGCGTAATCGTAGCGGTGGGATGAATTTGGCTCGAGCACTCACAGAAGCCATGTCTAGAATTGGTCATTGTTCACAGTGTCGGGATTTTACTGAGGAGGAAATTTGCAATATTTGCAATAATCCTCGCCGTCAAAATTCAGGTTTGCTTTGTGTCGTTGAAATGCCTGCAGATATTCAAGCTATTGAGCAAACAGGGCAATTTTCAGGACGTTATTTTGTCTTAATGGGACACTTATCACCACTTGATGGTATTGGACCTCGTGAAATTGGTTTAGATTTACTGCAAAAACGTTTAGTTGAAGAATCTTTCCACGAAGTGATTCTTGCAACAAACCCAACTGTGGAAGGCGATGCAACAGCAAATTACATCGCTGAAATGTGCCGCCAACATAATATCAAAGTGAGTCGTATCGCTCATGGCATTCCTGTCGGTGGTGAACTGGAAACTGTGGACGGCACTACGCTTACTCACTCTTTTCTTGGTCGTCGTCAAATCGACTAA
- the secG gene encoding preprotein translocase subunit SecG: MYQVLLFIYVVVAIALIGFILVQQGKGANAGASFGGGASGTMFGSAGAGNFLTRTSAILATAFFVIALVLGNMNSHKGNIQKGAFDDLSQAAEQVQQQAAPAKDNKNSDIPQ; encoded by the coding sequence ATGTATCAAGTTCTTTTATTTATTTATGTTGTTGTCGCGATTGCCTTGATCGGGTTTATTCTCGTTCAACAAGGTAAAGGAGCGAACGCTGGCGCATCTTTTGGTGGTGGCGCATCAGGTACAATGTTTGGCTCTGCCGGTGCAGGTAACTTTTTAACACGTACTAGCGCGATTTTAGCAACCGCATTTTTTGTTATTGCTCTTGTTTTAGGTAACATGAATTCACATAAAGGCAATATTCAAAAAGGTGCTTTTGACGATTTATCTCAAGCTGCAGAGCAAGTTCAACAACAAGCAGCTCCAGCGAAAGACAATAAAAATAGCGACATCCCACAATAA
- a CDS encoding divergent polysaccharide deacetylase family protein has protein sequence MKLLIKSAVKNFIIFSTALYTSISLAQNKLAIVIDDVGYHLKEDAAIFAMPREISVAIIPAAPHARARNQEAKSQGRDILIHMPMQPVSALKIEDGGLHLGMSSAQVNNRVNTAKNIVNDAIGMNNHMGSAATADPQLMAYLMTALQEKHLFFLDSRTIGKSVAGKIAKEQGVRSLDRHIFLDDSNELADIQHQFQAAIQYARKHGTAIAIGHPRPNTIAVLQAGINNLPEDIQLVGMGNLWRNEKVIPPKPFILLFTEMPAPTSMEPFEPVGLLRGIPK, from the coding sequence ATGAAACTTCTCATAAAAAGTGCGGTGAAAAATTTCATCATTTTTTCTACCGCACTTTATACTTCCATCTCCCTTGCGCAAAATAAACTTGCTATTGTTATTGATGATGTCGGCTATCATCTCAAAGAAGATGCGGCTATTTTTGCAATGCCGCGTGAAATTTCCGTCGCAATTATTCCTGCTGCACCTCATGCTCGAGCACGTAATCAAGAAGCAAAATCTCAAGGCCGAGACATTTTAATTCATATGCCGATGCAACCGGTGAGTGCGCTGAAAATAGAAGATGGAGGGCTGCATTTAGGAATGTCTTCAGCACAAGTCAATAATCGGGTAAATACAGCCAAAAATATCGTGAATGATGCAATTGGTATGAATAATCACATGGGCAGCGCGGCTACGGCCGATCCCCAATTAATGGCTTATTTAATGACGGCACTTCAAGAAAAACATTTGTTCTTTTTAGATAGTCGAACAATAGGAAAATCTGTAGCAGGAAAAATAGCAAAAGAACAAGGAGTTCGTTCATTAGATCGCCACATATTTTTAGATGACAGTAACGAACTAGCTGACATTCAACATCAATTTCAAGCTGCAATTCAATATGCAAGGAAACATGGTACAGCGATTGCGATAGGACATCCTCGTCCAAATACCATTGCGGTGTTACAAGCAGGAATTAACAATTTACCTGAAGATATCCAACTTGTCGGAATGGGTAACTTATGGCGCAATGAAAAAGTAATTCCACCTAAACCATTTATTCTATTATTTACAGAAATGCCTGCGCCAACCTCAATGGAACCTTTTGAACCCGTAGGATTACTACGCGGAATTCCAAAATGA